A stretch of the Pseudobacteriovorax antillogorgiicola genome encodes the following:
- a CDS encoding glycosyltransferase family 1 protein gives MKNDKKTVWHICSNRWNSAVTEYALSAAKSLKDVGWNSVFTGLADKPGHLRAMNEGLSCSPLAHFKISTLPRLIKLYWQIRPDVIFVYGGAETFLSRFFLGTPIIRFRGQDRDLTHPPKPWSYRLSQSHIAGVITPSETVAKNFRSLETRTKAITLGIDAQRYQASETRYERPTVTILGRFDPVKGHGAFFLWFRMLLLSWPEDLPKPLLKVIGEPANIPIEHMRAFADDVKLVEGKDWELVAERVPQVGNILGASHLGVICSQGSEVICRVAEEFLLCGTPIFVSGVGSLEDCLFSESAGASYRDLPGDKAVALMKKLLIESFREGLDQKAARAREAHTHFSLPVMARQLEKLIAHVGPSHLRGLEPSAEPTRP, from the coding sequence GTGAAAAATGACAAGAAGACAGTGTGGCACATCTGTTCCAATCGTTGGAACTCGGCCGTTACAGAGTATGCTTTAAGCGCAGCCAAAAGCCTTAAAGATGTGGGTTGGAACTCTGTCTTCACAGGCTTAGCGGATAAGCCGGGACATTTACGGGCGATGAACGAAGGTTTATCTTGCTCTCCCCTAGCCCACTTTAAAATCTCAACTCTCCCTCGTTTGATAAAGCTGTACTGGCAAATAAGACCAGATGTTATCTTTGTTTATGGGGGGGCAGAGACCTTTCTGAGTCGATTCTTCTTGGGAACTCCGATCATCCGTTTTCGGGGCCAAGATCGTGACCTGACGCACCCTCCAAAACCTTGGTCCTATCGGTTGTCTCAAAGCCATATTGCTGGTGTGATTACTCCGAGTGAGACGGTGGCCAAAAACTTTAGGTCTTTGGAAACACGCACAAAAGCAATCACACTAGGCATTGATGCTCAGCGCTATCAAGCAAGTGAAACGCGGTACGAGAGGCCTACTGTTACCATCCTTGGTCGCTTCGATCCAGTGAAAGGCCATGGAGCTTTTTTTCTTTGGTTTCGTATGTTGCTATTGAGCTGGCCAGAAGACTTGCCCAAGCCCCTACTAAAGGTGATTGGCGAACCGGCAAATATTCCTATCGAGCACATGCGAGCATTTGCTGATGATGTGAAGCTTGTTGAGGGTAAGGACTGGGAGCTTGTCGCTGAGCGTGTACCCCAAGTTGGTAATATCCTCGGTGCTAGCCATTTAGGGGTTATTTGTAGCCAAGGCTCAGAAGTAATTTGTCGAGTTGCCGAAGAGTTTCTACTTTGTGGAACCCCGATTTTTGTTTCGGGAGTAGGTTCTTTGGAAGATTGCTTGTTTTCGGAATCCGCAGGTGCGAGCTATCGAGACCTCCCGGGAGATAAAGCCGTCGCACTCATGAAGAAGTTGCTAATCGAGTCGTTTCGAGAAGGTCTCGACCAGAAGGCTGCCCGAGCCCGAGAAGCCCACACACATTTTTCACTGCCAGTCATGGCTCGTCAACTTGAAAAACTTATCGCTCATGTTGGGCCAAGCCACTTACGGGGTTTGGAACCATCTGCAGAGCCTACAAGGCCTTGA
- a CDS encoding DNA translocase FtsK yields the protein MPKPKSLSFRDSLKLWTRRVNPLHLSEDYSREVVFAILACMSCFVFLSLLSYSPLDPSQVSQSSPPRTPQNWGGYLGSHLAGVLVYYLGICSLFLPIPLPLMSYNYLKRQPLAFAGSKFYGWVLLILSTSSLVARHVTTIPHSGIDFPAAGIVGDHISRFLILNIGHVGHEILAITALFCSFILISRRPLISMAARSIKKPSLPKPQLSNLRKKKKMKPALSPDPIAEEEPTTKSEAPDIEIKPLPQVPSSPSENKMKPETRSIAKPLQDLFKKPQSKSEPLVVLNEQQPEPAAKDYQPPPLSLFKTNEHSSKMTEEQRLEFQETAKQLVAAFGEFNITGKVIAIQPGPVVAVYEFQPEAGTKLSKMTGLIEDIALALKVDSIFIHPVSGKRALGIQVPNRKREIVFLGDIVKAPGFQKSTSPLTFAMGKNLSGEPISEDLAKMPHLLVAGQTGSGKSVAINSLLCSIILKSKPDQVKMVLVDPKILELKIYEGIPHLLMPVITEAPKASLALKWACYEMDRRYKLMELARVRHISGFNEYWQKANTQERQRIKVLSEQDKVGELPFIVIVIDELADLMLTAPKDVESSIQRLAQKARASGIHLVLATQRPSVDVITGVIKANLPCRISFKVFSRGDSRTILDSMGAERLLGKGDMLFLKPGTSRLHRIQGAFLEDHEVVSMVESIKEDSEECFDETAISWIEEEYERQSGGDTPAVGDSEEDPKWDHAIAVAQKQGAVSASYLQRTLKIGYNRAARIVEAMEHQGLVGSADGSKPRKWLGPT from the coding sequence ATGCCAAAACCTAAGTCTCTATCATTTCGCGACAGTTTGAAGCTCTGGACTCGCCGAGTTAACCCCCTGCACCTATCTGAAGACTATAGCCGCGAGGTTGTCTTTGCCATCCTAGCATGCATGAGCTGCTTCGTGTTCTTATCCTTACTTAGCTATTCGCCCTTAGACCCATCCCAAGTATCTCAAAGCTCTCCTCCACGGACGCCACAAAACTGGGGCGGCTATCTTGGTTCACACTTAGCTGGAGTCTTGGTCTACTATCTTGGGATTTGTTCGCTGTTTCTACCAATCCCTTTGCCACTGATGAGTTACAACTACCTCAAGCGCCAGCCGCTAGCATTCGCTGGTTCGAAGTTTTATGGTTGGGTGCTCCTGATTCTATCCACGAGCAGCCTTGTGGCTCGCCATGTCACCACTATCCCACACTCAGGCATTGATTTCCCAGCTGCAGGAATCGTTGGAGACCATATTTCAAGATTCCTCATTCTCAATATCGGCCACGTAGGGCATGAGATCCTGGCGATTACCGCTCTTTTTTGCAGCTTCATACTAATCTCGCGCCGGCCCCTCATCTCTATGGCGGCTCGTAGCATCAAAAAACCAAGTTTGCCAAAGCCTCAACTATCCAACCTTCGTAAAAAGAAAAAAATGAAGCCTGCTCTCTCCCCAGATCCTATCGCTGAAGAAGAGCCAACCACAAAGTCGGAGGCTCCGGATATTGAAATCAAGCCTTTACCGCAAGTACCGTCCTCACCATCCGAAAATAAGATGAAACCAGAAACAAGAAGCATCGCCAAACCACTGCAGGATCTATTCAAGAAACCTCAGTCTAAATCTGAACCTCTGGTTGTTTTAAACGAACAGCAGCCCGAGCCTGCTGCAAAAGACTACCAGCCGCCACCTTTGAGCCTCTTTAAAACCAATGAACACTCTTCGAAAATGACAGAAGAACAGCGACTCGAATTCCAAGAAACAGCCAAGCAGTTGGTCGCTGCATTTGGTGAATTCAATATCACAGGCAAAGTTATCGCTATCCAACCGGGGCCGGTTGTCGCCGTATATGAGTTTCAGCCAGAGGCTGGCACTAAACTTTCCAAAATGACTGGCCTAATTGAAGACATCGCCCTTGCCCTAAAAGTAGACTCGATTTTCATCCATCCAGTTTCGGGCAAACGGGCCCTCGGTATCCAGGTTCCAAATCGCAAGCGAGAGATCGTATTCCTTGGCGACATTGTCAAAGCTCCTGGATTTCAGAAGTCCACATCACCTCTCACCTTCGCTATGGGTAAGAATCTGAGTGGGGAACCGATCAGCGAAGACCTAGCGAAAATGCCTCATCTTCTGGTTGCTGGACAAACCGGATCGGGGAAATCGGTAGCCATAAACTCATTGCTTTGCAGTATCATCCTTAAATCGAAACCAGACCAGGTAAAGATGGTATTGGTGGACCCAAAGATTCTAGAGCTCAAAATCTACGAAGGTATCCCACACCTCTTAATGCCAGTGATCACCGAAGCACCAAAAGCCTCCCTCGCTCTTAAATGGGCCTGCTATGAAATGGATCGTCGCTACAAGCTTATGGAACTGGCTCGTGTAAGGCACATCTCTGGTTTCAACGAATATTGGCAAAAAGCTAACACCCAGGAACGCCAACGTATCAAAGTTCTTTCGGAGCAAGACAAGGTTGGAGAACTACCATTCATCGTAATCGTCATCGACGAGTTAGCTGACCTCATGCTTACGGCGCCCAAAGATGTTGAATCTTCCATTCAGCGTTTAGCGCAAAAAGCGAGAGCTAGTGGTATTCACCTTGTTTTAGCGACTCAAAGGCCTTCGGTTGATGTGATCACGGGTGTTATCAAAGCGAATCTTCCCTGCCGTATTTCATTCAAGGTTTTCTCGCGGGGTGATAGCCGAACTATTCTAGACAGTATGGGTGCTGAACGGCTCCTAGGGAAAGGGGATATGCTATTTCTGAAGCCTGGTACCAGCCGCTTGCATCGGATTCAGGGCGCATTCTTAGAGGATCATGAAGTTGTCTCAATGGTGGAATCTATCAAAGAAGACAGTGAGGAGTGCTTTGATGAGACAGCAATTTCCTGGATTGAAGAGGAATACGAACGCCAATCAGGTGGTGATACACCAGCCGTAGGCGATTCCGAAGAAGACCCGAAATGGGATCACGCCATTGCCGTCGCGCAAAAGCAGGGAGCTGTGAGTGCCTCCTATCTACAGCGCACTCTTAAGATTGGCTACAACCGGGCGGCTCGCATTGTGGAAGCCATGGAGCATCAAGGCCTTGTAGGCTCTGCAGATGGTTCCAAACCCCGTAAGTGGCTTGGCCCAACATGA